In a single window of the Flavivirga spongiicola genome:
- the dnaJ gene encoding molecular chaperone DnaJ, with the protein MAKRDYYEILGVNKGATEAEIKKAYRKKAIEFHPDKNPDDKGAEAKFKEAAEAYEVLSDADKKARYDQFGHQAFENGGGFGGGGMNMDDIFSQFGDIFGGGFGGGGFSGFGGGGGQRRVKGSNLRIRVKLTLEEIANGVEKKVKVKRKVQAPGTTYKTCSTCNGSGQVTRIANTILGRMQTSAPCNVCGGAGQTIDKKPSDADSQGLKVAEETVSIKIPAGVVDGMQLKVSGKGNEAPGNGISGDLIVVIEEEAHDKLQREGDNLHYDLYVSYPDAVLGTSKEIDTVTGKVRIKVEPGVQSGKILRLRGKGIPSINGYGKGDLLVHVNVWTPKTLNKNQKEFFESMRNDEHFEPKPESSDKSFFEKVKDMFS; encoded by the coding sequence ATGGCAAAAAGAGATTATTACGAGATATTAGGAGTTAATAAAGGAGCTACTGAAGCTGAAATAAAGAAAGCTTACCGAAAAAAAGCAATTGAATTTCACCCAGATAAGAATCCAGATGATAAAGGAGCTGAAGCTAAATTTAAAGAAGCAGCCGAAGCTTATGAGGTATTGAGTGATGCAGATAAAAAAGCACGTTACGATCAATTTGGTCATCAAGCCTTTGAAAATGGTGGTGGCTTTGGCGGTGGCGGCATGAATATGGATGACATTTTTAGCCAGTTCGGTGATATTTTTGGTGGTGGTTTTGGCGGTGGCGGATTCTCAGGTTTTGGTGGTGGCGGTGGCCAACGTCGTGTAAAAGGGAGTAATCTCCGTATTCGTGTAAAATTAACTTTAGAGGAAATTGCCAATGGTGTAGAGAAAAAAGTAAAAGTAAAACGAAAGGTTCAGGCACCAGGAACCACCTATAAAACATGTTCTACATGTAATGGTAGTGGACAAGTAACACGTATAGCAAATACGATCTTAGGTAGAATGCAAACATCTGCACCATGTAATGTGTGTGGCGGAGCGGGGCAAACCATAGATAAGAAGCCAAGTGATGCAGATTCTCAAGGGTTAAAAGTTGCCGAAGAGACTGTTTCTATAAAAATACCTGCAGGCGTTGTAGATGGTATGCAGCTTAAAGTGTCGGGTAAGGGGAATGAAGCTCCAGGAAATGGCATTTCAGGAGATCTTATAGTTGTTATTGAAGAAGAGGCACATGATAAATTACAGCGTGAAGGAGATAATTTACACTACGATTTATATGTGAGTTATCCAGATGCTGTTTTAGGTACTTCTAAAGAAATTGACACTGTAACTGGTAAAGTGCGTATTAAAGTAGAGCCTGGTGTACAATCTGGTAAAATTTTACGTTTACGCGGAAAAGGGATACCAAGTATTAACGGTTATGGTAAAGGTGACTTATTAGTGCATGTAAATGTATGGACACCAAAAACTTTAAATAAGAACCAAAAAGAATTTTTTGAATCCATGAGAAATGATGAACATTTCGAGCCAAAACCGGAAAGTTCTGATAAATCATTTTTTGAGAAAGTAAAAGATATGTTCTCATAA
- a CDS encoding nucleotide exchange factor GrpE codes for MSKKEKTNDIESDQIDGVQNETIEVEEQVVEEKTVEEKLQAELKQEKDKFLRLFAEFENYKRRTAKERIELFSTASEDVMKTLLPILDDFERALTHIEEDKEAEELRNGVLLIYQKLIKTLEQKGLTVVKVEKGDVFNADDHEAITQIPAPSDDLKGKIIDVIEKGYKLGEKVIRFPKVVIGQ; via the coding sequence ATGAGTAAGAAAGAAAAAACAAACGATATAGAAAGCGATCAAATAGACGGCGTACAGAATGAAACTATTGAAGTTGAAGAACAGGTTGTTGAAGAAAAGACAGTAGAAGAGAAGCTTCAAGCAGAATTAAAACAAGAAAAAGATAAGTTTCTACGTTTATTTGCCGAATTTGAAAATTATAAACGACGTACTGCTAAAGAGCGTATTGAGTTATTTTCGACAGCAAGTGAAGATGTGATGAAAACGTTATTGCCGATTCTTGATGATTTTGAGCGTGCATTAACTCATATAGAGGAAGATAAAGAAGCAGAAGAGTTACGCAATGGGGTTTTATTAATTTATCAAAAATTAATAAAAACTCTAGAGCAAAAAGGATTGACAGTTGTTAAGGTGGAAAAAGGAGATGTTTTTAATGCTGATGATCATGAAGCTATTACCCAAATACCAGCACCTAGTGACGACTTAAAAGGAAAAATTATTGATGTTATTGAAAAAGGATATAAGCTTGGTGAGAAAGTAATTCGTTTTCCAAAAGTTGTTATAGGGCAATAA